The Cucumis melo cultivar AY chromosome 5, USDA_Cmelo_AY_1.0, whole genome shotgun sequence genome has a segment encoding these proteins:
- the LOC103491241 gene encoding homocysteine S-methyltransferase 3 isoform X2 translates to MGKQMPETATTYLTHFLQKCGGYGVLDGGFATELERLGADLNDPLWSAKCLLTSPHLVRRVHLDYLDAGANIISTASYQATLQGFEAKGFSRDESEDLLTKSVQIAIEARDIYLERCTKDSWDFTETGAGSRRPVLIAASIGSYGAYLADGSEYSGEYGESVTLETLKNFHRRRVQILANAGADLIAFETIPNKLEAQAYAELLDEEGIEIPAWFSFNSKDGINVVSGDSISDCASIADASKQVVAVGINCTPPRYIHGLILSIQEVTDKPIVVYPNSGETYDGVTKQWLKSDGMIGEDFVSYVRKWKEAGASLFGGCCRTTPNTIRGIAKALSSKTF, encoded by the exons ATGGGGAAACAAATGCCCGAAACGGCCACCACCTACCTTACCCATTTCTTGCAAAAGTGCGGCGGTTACGGGGTTTTAGACGGCGGCTTTGCCACTGAACTCGAGCGTCTCGGTGCCGATCTTAACGATCCTCTTTGGAGCGCCAAATGCCTCCTCACTTCCCCTCACCTTGTCCGACGG GTTCATTTAGATTATCTTGATGCTGGGGCCAATATCATTTCCACAGCATCTTATCAG GCAACACTTCAGGGTTTTGAGGCTAAAGGATTCTCTAGAGATGAGAGTGAAGATTTGCTAACAAAAAGTGTTCAAATTGCAATTGAAGCACGTGACATCTACCTTGAACGATGTACGAAGGATTCTTGGGATTTCACTGAAACTGGAGCGGGATCAAGGAGGCCGGTTCTGATAGCCGCCTCGATTGGCAGCTATGGGGCTTATTTGGCTGATGGGTCTGAGTATAG CGGGGAGTATGGTGAATCGGTTACTCTAGAAACGCTGAAAAATTTCCACAGAAGAAGAGTGCAAATTCTGGCTAATGCAGGTGCTGACTTAATCGCGTTTGAGACAATTCCAAACAAGTTGGAAGCTCAA GCATATGCTGAGCTTCTTGATGAAGAGGGAATCGAAATTCCTGCTTGGTTTTCTTTCAACTCCAAGGATGGAATCAATGTTGTTAGTGGGGATTCTATATCTGACTGTGCCTCCATTGCAGATGCTTCAAAGCAAGTTGTTGCTGTTGGAATCAACTGTACTCCTCCCAGATATATTCATGGATTAATCTTGTCGATTCAGGAG GTCACTGACAAGCCAATTGTAGTTTATCCAAACAGTGGAGAAACTTATGATGGTGTGACCAAACAGTGGTTG AAATCCGATGGAATGATAGGGGAAGACTTTGTATCATATGTGAGAAAGTGGAAGGAAGCTGGAGCCTCTCTGTTTGGCGGGTGTTGCAGAACCACTCCAAACACAATCAGAGGCATAGCAAAAGCGCTTTCTTCTAAAACTTTTTGA
- the LOC103491241 gene encoding homocysteine S-methyltransferase 3 isoform X1: MGKQMPETATTYLTHFLQKCGGYGVLDGGFATELERLGADLNDPLWSAKCLLTSPHLVRRVHLDYLDAGANIISTASYQATLQGFEAKGFSRDESEDLLTKSVQIAIEARDIYLERCTKDSWDFTETGAGSRRPVLIAASIGSYGAYLADGSEYSGEYGESVTLETLKNFHRRRVQILANAGADLIAFETIPNKLEAQAYAELLDEEGIEIPAWFSFNSKDGINVVSGDSISDCASIADASKQVVAVGINCTPPRYIHGLILSIQEVTDKPIVVYPNSGETYDGVTKQWLSVVLMFAEIRWNDRGRLCIICEKVEGSWSLSVWRVLQNHSKHNQRHSKSAFF, translated from the exons ATGGGGAAACAAATGCCCGAAACGGCCACCACCTACCTTACCCATTTCTTGCAAAAGTGCGGCGGTTACGGGGTTTTAGACGGCGGCTTTGCCACTGAACTCGAGCGTCTCGGTGCCGATCTTAACGATCCTCTTTGGAGCGCCAAATGCCTCCTCACTTCCCCTCACCTTGTCCGACGG GTTCATTTAGATTATCTTGATGCTGGGGCCAATATCATTTCCACAGCATCTTATCAG GCAACACTTCAGGGTTTTGAGGCTAAAGGATTCTCTAGAGATGAGAGTGAAGATTTGCTAACAAAAAGTGTTCAAATTGCAATTGAAGCACGTGACATCTACCTTGAACGATGTACGAAGGATTCTTGGGATTTCACTGAAACTGGAGCGGGATCAAGGAGGCCGGTTCTGATAGCCGCCTCGATTGGCAGCTATGGGGCTTATTTGGCTGATGGGTCTGAGTATAG CGGGGAGTATGGTGAATCGGTTACTCTAGAAACGCTGAAAAATTTCCACAGAAGAAGAGTGCAAATTCTGGCTAATGCAGGTGCTGACTTAATCGCGTTTGAGACAATTCCAAACAAGTTGGAAGCTCAA GCATATGCTGAGCTTCTTGATGAAGAGGGAATCGAAATTCCTGCTTGGTTTTCTTTCAACTCCAAGGATGGAATCAATGTTGTTAGTGGGGATTCTATATCTGACTGTGCCTCCATTGCAGATGCTTCAAAGCAAGTTGTTGCTGTTGGAATCAACTGTACTCCTCCCAGATATATTCATGGATTAATCTTGTCGATTCAGGAG GTCACTGACAAGCCAATTGTAGTTTATCCAAACAGTGGAGAAACTTATGATGGTGTGACCAAACAGTGGTTG TCGGTTGTGCTGATGTTTGCAGAAATCCGATGGAATGATAGGGGAAGACTTTGTATCATATGTGAGAAAGTGGAAGGAAGCTGGAGCCTCTCTGTTTGGCGGGTGTTGCAGAACCACTCCAAACACAATCAGAGGCATAGCAAAAGCGCTTTCTTCTAA